From a region of the Canis lupus dingo isolate Sandy chromosome 5, ASM325472v2, whole genome shotgun sequence genome:
- the LOC112650431 gene encoding thymosin beta-4-like, producing the protein MSDKPDMPKIEKFNKSKLKKTEMQDTNPLPSKETTEQEKQASES; encoded by the coding sequence ATGTCTGACAAACCTGATATGCCTAAGATAGAGAAATTCAATAAATcaaaattgaagaagacagaaatgcAAGACACAAATCCACTGCCTTCAAAAGAAACAACTGAACAGGAGAAGCAAGCCAGTGAATCGTGA